TTGCATTCTGGGTATTGTTTATGACGTTTCATGTATTTTACAGTGACTTACTGAATATTGGGAATTTGGAGTATTCTACCGTTCACATCATTAATCTGCTCACATAGCATCACTTTTTAAGTGTGTCAGGTGTGACATGCTTTCCACCAGTGTAAATAACTTATTGAAAATCATGGagaaaaacaggagggaaaaatcctgtaatttattacattaaaaataatgcaCGCTTATTATACCTTAAAAATAAGTTGCAGTAAGGTAAATAAACGGGTATTATACTGAAGCGTGTTAGGGGTAGGTGGGTGGAGGTTCCCAGAATGCTTTGATGCCATGAGAAGTAGAAGTAAACTATTTTCAAATGTGTTATAAATCACCAGAAACTGTTACACAGTGGTTGGTGTTGCTGTTCATCACACTAATACTAAATATGTTTCTGATAGATTACCATTACTGTTGTAGTAAAAGACCATGAGTGAAGTCGTGCACATGGTTACTGACAACATGCCTGTGTGACTAATAACATATAAAAACTCTGAGTGTCCCATGATGAAAACAGATATATTTCCAGAAGTCAGACTGTCACAAGACAGTAAGTCACTTGTAAAGCTATATTTCTGTACAAGGTCAGGTATTGTGACTCACTGGCTGAAGTGTTGCCAGTGAGTTATTGCAAAAATATAACAATACTAACAGAATTAACATTTACTTGCCCATTGATTAAAACCAACCTTTTTATTATTCATGGAAATTTGTTGTATTGGTATTCAACTCATCTGTTCCTTATCTTTCATCAGCCAGACTAAACCCCCTGAAACCTGACTCAAGATTTCAAACAGGGTTTCACTTGAAAGCGTTGCCACATGATTGCATCAAATTGTGAATCATATTTAACATTATTGAAGACCAAACTAGTCGTAACATCatctcagctgcagcagcttgcTCAGAGACAGTCAGCCTAGCTGTTTACACAGTTGCACATACTGCACAAATACTGTGCACACAACGAGCACACTCATCTGCCTTGGTTTATGGTTTTATCATAGATAAATTGGAATTCTCCTTAGCTGACTGTCTGAAATGGCAGCTCTATTTTTGCTTGTTTCAtcatgaaaaatgaactgacataaaaacaaatacatatacatttaataggaacatgcatttaaaaaaaacaaaaaaaacaccatagTTGTTTTGATGATATATGTTGTGACTGGATTAATTAGCACAGTGGCCGTCTCATACTAAATTCTTTACCATCATAAATCATGCATGCAACGCTTGAGTCAGACACACTGTGTCGACTTTTCGTTTCACATCTCAGCAAGCCAAGACTAAATTTAGTTtgagtgtgaaagtgtgtgtgtgcactcttGTATTGCTATCTTTGTGAGGACCAATATCAGATTCAAACCATTGTGATGAGGACATATCTACATTGTGGGGGACATCTGAACCACCTATCACTACTTCTTCGAATCATTGTGTGAGAGTTAAGACTTGGTTTTAATGTCAAGGCTAGAATAAGGTTTAGGTTTTGCCACAGTTTCCGCCATTCAGCAAAAGTTATATCTTGTCgtctttaaataataaatctttaaatgtcACAACACAGTTCATTAGAAAGTTAtcagagaataaaaacagtggTTTTACATATTTCTTCAGAGTTTATTTGTTCCAAAGGCAGATTTTTGTGAACGTTTCCATTTAACTGTGAGTCATTCTGTCTGGGATTactaatttatcatttttatcagcTACTTCAAACCTGATGCCAAGTTTGTACTTTGTGTCTTATTCTTGTATTGTTatcttgtatttttattaaCCAGCTCATGATAGTGTATTCCATCATCTAGTGTACTGTATTAATAAAGGTTATCTgtgcagacagaaaacacacaaacaaatgaaatattgtccaaacaaactgttttgttttgttttttgttattgttgttggaCTAATGGATTGAAATAAATCAAtgattaataatcaataaattacatttaataagtTATGGTTATAACCAAACACtaagttatttttctcttttgtgtaAACATGACTATGAAATATGTGAATATAGGAAATACTGTGCTGATTACTAActgtgtttctcctctctgtccactAGGTGTCACCACAGCCATAGAAGATGGTGCTGATGCTAAAGTGATGCCATGGATCACTACGAGTCtgccacacagacagaaagctgTTCAACAGACATCACAGACATTTCAATAGCGAAGCATAGTGCTGATTCGCAATTCTCAGGTGCTGATGTGGTTAAGACACACGAGTTGAAAGCTATGGTTAGTAGGGTTCAGGCCCAGCAAGAACAGCAAACTGTCAAGTAATTCAGCAGCTAAGAGAGAGGAAATATTGGCAGACAGAGAGCTCACACATAGATCTTAAGTCACATTTGACCATGGAGGCATTCAACTTAGATGGTTTCCACCTTAATACAAGGGAGCACCGAACACTCTGAGTGTACATGCTTAAAAACATTATCAATGAACTTAAGTCTTATTATTAAGAGTGAGGCCTCTTGTCTAGGTTTAAACTACAACAATGTTTCACATGAAGCTccagcagtgatgtcatcacTTTGTCTCCAGTGAAGCACCAGCAATAATGTTGTCAAGCGTGATGCTTGGGGTCCTTCTGtccttcctcatcctcctgacTGTCGGCGGTAATGTGCTGGTGTGCCTGGCTGTCTGCGCCTCTCGACGCCTCCGCTGCCTCACTAACTGCTTCATCGTGTCGCTGGCTGTGACAGACTTGCTGCTCGGCCTCCTTGTCCTTCCTTTCTCGGCCCTCCTCGCACTTAACGAAGAGTGGCCGCTTGGACCCGTCTTTTGCAACTTCTACATCTCAATGGATGTCATGCTGTGCACCGCCTCCATCCTCACCCTCCTGGCCATCAGCGTGGACCGCTACCTGGCTGTGACAATGCCTCTGAGATACACCTCGGTGGTGCTGCCATGGAGAGTTGCTGTAGCCATGGCCAGCGTCTGGACAGTGTCTGTGGCTGTGTCTTTCTTGCCCATCCAAATGGGTTGGAACACCGTTAATGGCACAGTCCAGAACCAGGGGCCTTGGGCTCCAGAAAAGAGATGTCGTTTTGAACTCAACAGACCCTACGTACTGACAGACTCTCTCCTCACTTTCTACCTGCCTCTGATAGCTATGTGCTGGACTTACCTCCGAATACTTCGCATTGCACGGGCACAGGCCAAACGCATCATCAGTGCCCGACCCACTTGCATCACCACCTACAACTGCAGGAACAATCCTTCCACCAGCACCACTGTGGTTTCCAGTGTAACAGTGGTGGCATTCCGGGAGCACAAAGCCACAGTGACACTGGCAGCAGTGATAGGGGCTTTTGTAGTGTGCTGGCTGCCGTATTTCATCCTGTTCACGGTATTGGGCCTGAAGGAGCATCCAGACCCTAGCACAGTACCAGCATTCCCCTTTGTGTTGTGGCTGGGTTACACCAACTCAGCCCTCAACCCTATGCTCTATGGAGCCCTTAACAGAGACTTCAGGTCAGCTTACGCCCGTCTACTAAGATGCCGATGCCCTACTTACAGTGGGTGGAGGAGCCGACAGCCATCTCCCGTTGTAACAGCAGGTAAAGATGTAGAAAGAGCTTTAAGTGTGCAGGGATATCTGCTGAGTTTCATGCTCTTTAGTTTCAGAATCGGTTTAATTTCTGAGtgaacatttatttctgacCAAAGAATTGTTGCTATTATATCAAATACATTATTCTGATCTTATCTCCAGTTTTTTATTCTTCCTTTCCTAGTCCCCCTTTCAGCCAGAGATGAGCTCACAGAGGTGACACTGCTGTGTGGTCTCACCCCTCCCACCTGCAGGGCAGGTCAAACAGATCAAAACTTCATGCTTCAAGAAATAAACAGCAGGACAGCCACGGCAACTGTCCAAATTGCAAATGGCACTGCTGCCATGGATGTCAATGGCAACGAAAGGTAAATTATTATTCAGTATATACATTCTTCTTTCATGCATCAAATTTAATACAACTACTCTAAAAGGAGTGATACTTAACACCCAAATTGGGGTGAAAATGCTACATCACACACTCATAATGAGACAAAATCTCATGAAAAACTTTCACAGAGAGAGGCTGCTCAGTGATGAGTGCTTTAATCTAGCTGTATGTGACCAGCACTCTCAGTATGTACTGCAATTCAACCCTTTCAGGATTTTGTGGTCTTTTGGGGGGAGTTTTAGGTCTAAAATGCCAGATTTTATGGCTGCTTTAGtgaaaaattgtgatgcaaacaCACTATTCATCTCTGATTCACTATATATTTTGAATGAAACCTGCACAcagtatttaaacattttctttgagagtttttatttctaaactattttcttcatcacacacacacaaacacacgcacacacacttacactccTATATTGACAACAGTGGACTCTCATTCTGCACTGCCAAATGTGGACCTCTATTTCTGGtcattttgtaaaaacaaacacagaacagaatACTTAGTTTTAAATAAAGGGGGGACTTGCATCCATGAGCGATGTCTACCTATCGAAGAGGGGACCTCTATATACTGCAGTTGAGTTGTTTGCACTCATTCTTTCACCTAAGGAGTGTTTGTTTATCACAAAaactttctctgtttctttcagaAATGGAAAATTGAACTTAAATACtgcaaattaaatttttaaatatttctttgtaaTATACAAATATCACAAAACTATTCATGgccacagacacactcacacacacatgcacgcacaagTGTACACAGAGTTTGTCATGCAAACAGACAAGCCCCCTCTTACCACTTTGTAAGTTAGACTACATTAACATTACCATAATCAAACATACTTTGACTCTGTCAGCGCTTGCAATAAATCTGGATGTAACAGCCTCCGTCATCGTGAATTATCTTGTCTGTTGTCCTCGCATATCAGCCGTTCTCTGGGTGTGTTCGGGGGTGGATAAATGTTTGTCAATTGATGACTATCATTTGTGTTCCACCACAATGTCGCACATAGAGCAAAACAGTTTATCCCCACTTTGATGCAGAACATCATGGACTTGCATTGCATGGTCTTCAGCAGTATTTTTTGTTGGTAAATGTAAGCTGTTAGTCTCACGTCTGCATCTTCACAGCCAGAGACAAGACAGTGAGTTTGTTAACGCACATGTGTGGGCTAATGCTTTGCACAGGGAACTGAACTGACACGTGAAACTCGCGAGAAACTAAATGATTGTAACTTCCTGAAGAGACTGGTAATTGCATTAGATAATATATTaagttgctgttttattttaaaacacaaacagtcacacaaacacacatatgtgtaGTACTTCTCTCATCTTTCACTCCTCTCTATGGGCCCAGGTCGTGCTGAGCCTGTGCCGGTGAGGTGGATGTTGTGTTCACTATACTGTGGTTGCAACCAAGAAGCAGAAATCCATCAGCCcgaaacagagaaaacagagcagcagacagacaaaaacacagacagagatttACAGCCCCTCTATTTGGAAGCCTTCAGTGCCACCGTAGAAGACCCCATAATACACCATGTAAGTAGATATACATGACATCCCTATAGCCCCCACAGACCGTGTCAGGCCCAGAAACAAATGAACTGTGACACTCAGATCCTAGCGGTGTCGTCCGCATTGCATCAGGCCATATGGCAATATGCTTATTAGGccaagaaaatgtgttttaagcaCAGAGGAGACACATTATCCAGTTTCACATCCTGttctcatttctttgtttgcactttgtgaACAGAGAAAGCTAacattatctatctatctatctatctatctatctaaatgGAAAGTAAtgtttctaaaaacaaaaaagtatttatCACAGCAGTTACTGAGTGATATACATCATGTGTGCACAATGTTCTTTACTGTATCTGATTGTTGTTTGAGCAAACTCACTAATCTCAAGACACAGAGCAGGAGCCACAGTGGTTACGACAATGATTCTTTCCTGCCTGCATATTGTACACCCAAAGTGAGCAGAGAGCCAAGCTTTTGATCCTCttcattttttgtgtcttttagcAATCACACCATCTATAATCTAACAAACAAATATGGAAGAACATCGGACCTCAGCAACTCCACACGTCATCAGCAAGAACTACTCTATGTGCATAGCCAGCCTCCATCCCAGGTCAGAACAAATGATGAGGCTTCTACGTGGATGGAGCCTAAAGTCTGGTTGTCTGACAGCCAACCATCAAACAGGGCAACATGTGGATATGCTCTTGAGCTTACTGTTGATAGTATTGATGCACTGGAGGACCAAATGAGACCAGCCGATTAACTTGTTGGTCATCAATTtcatgaattacattttttatggtGACTCAAGAGTGCGCCCCAGTGGAAACACAAAGGATCACAACTTCAACCTGgacaaataaaatggaaatgaatgtttcacaaaaaaaagagagagaaatggactTTTATTACACTTATCTATTCATGTGGactgtgttaaaatgtgtgacatttgaATGTGTATAATGCAACCTTACTGTATGTAATGTGTctattttgaaaaatgcagaatttgtcTTTACAGTTGCTCATTCAGTGGCAAAAAGCTGgaaaatatatgtattgtatcatactgtaaaaataacaaaGGACTGAAAAGGGCATGTGTTCCTCCAAAAGGGAAAATTACAACCATACTGTTCCAATAAAGAGCCagcttaaataaataatataatagaGACTACCATTTTGGAGGCAATACAGATGGGCTGTTGTTAAGTATGGATAGGGATTATCATGTGGGATGatacagaaaacactgtgtgAGTGTAAAGGAATACAAGTACAATGGAAACAATTCATCACAGCTGTCAGCACACATCGCCTCAAACTATTGCCACATTAACACTTAACCTTCTCCATACTCCAAGCTATTTCCTTTGAGGACTGACACAGAAGGGTACGTAATATCTATCTGCATGCCAGGAACCAGCTGAAAACAAGTGTTGGGGGGATTTACAACCCATTCAGCCACATGGAAATACTTACTTGGTATTCATAACAACTAGGATAGCCATTCCTTATATTCAGCtccacagatgtttttttttttttacccctccATTATAGGAACTTCCTGCTCTACACTCATTTACATCAACAGCCATAAATGTTGACCAATGAGTAACTCCACTGGAGCTGTTTGAGGTTCAAGGATAGGTTCAGATTTTGCTGAAAGTTTTATCTTAATAAATACCCTTATGCAATATGCACTCTGCAATTGCTTACACCAATGTAAGCAATTATGCTGATTACACATTTGTTTATGCTCAATATTTGTAGAGCACCTACTTTAAtctttaatgttattttcaaGTTGCCAGGTATATCAAACATCCCCCACACTGACGGAGGTAAACGTGGGCCGGCTgttagttagcagcagttagcagttactttagcagTAAGTGACGCTATCTGTCTatagttgaggcagagcagaaaATACTTTCTCTATatgtttcacccaaatcacttCAACATCAATTCTGACTTCATGGGAACTGAACCTTAACAATGCTAGCTTGGTTTAGCCAAGTTAGCCTTGGTTTGACAATTTAGCACAAGCTAACACTGAACAACTAAATTTACTGGACAACAGAATACTTACTTTCACGTCGGCCTGCACTTCATGACTGTTTGATGATGCTTGGATGCAATGTATTACCTTTCCAGCTGATTTTAGTCTGTATCCAGGTGTCAAGCTACCTCCTGTCATACTCCTGTCATCCATTTTTAAGGTAAGTTTGAAATCTGACTCCTACTACACTGTGCTGCTGCCGCTGTACAGTGTCAAACACTTGTATTACTGTCACTTGAGTTGTTTGGCTTAGTTGATAACATAGTATTTTACACCCTGACCCCAACAACTATAGCTGATGTCTACAGACGAGTTGTAAAGTAATGCCAACACTAAGTACACTTACGCTTGTTGTAAGCTGCAGTACGCTCACAACCAGTT
This window of the Pagrus major chromosome 18, Pma_NU_1.0 genome carries:
- the LOC141013538 gene encoding histamine H2 receptor-like, whose amino-acid sequence is MLSSVMLGVLLSFLILLTVGGNVLVCLAVCASRRLRCLTNCFIVSLAVTDLLLGLLVLPFSALLALNEEWPLGPVFCNFYISMDVMLCTASILTLLAISVDRYLAVTMPLRYTSVVLPWRVAVAMASVWTVSVAVSFLPIQMGWNTVNGTVQNQGPWAPEKRCRFELNRPYVLTDSLLTFYLPLIAMCWTYLRILRIARAQAKRIISARPTCITTYNCRNNPSTSTTVVSSVTVVAFREHKATVTLAAVIGAFVVCWLPYFILFTVLGLKEHPDPSTVPAFPFVLWLGYTNSALNPMLYGALNRDFRSAYARLLRCRCPTYSGWRSRQPSPVVTAARDELTEVTLLCGLTPPTCRAGQTDQNFMLQEINSRTATATVQIANGTAAMDVNGNESNHTIYNLTNKYGRTSDLSNSTRHQQELLYVHSQPPSQVRTNDEASTWMEPKVWLSDSQPSNRATCGYALELTVDSIDALEDQMRPAD